Below is a genomic region from Brassica oleracea var. oleracea cultivar TO1000 chromosome C9, BOL, whole genome shotgun sequence.
TCTGACTCAGCTTCCGTGATCCAAAACGACCCCACCTGACCCAACTCAACTTAACTTAACCCGACAAGAATCTTTAATCGCATTCACAAATGGCTAAATTAGCAATTAAGTTAATTAACTAATAGTAATCACCTCTTCGCCTATAAATTAAAACTCTCCTCTCCAAATTTCCTCACACAATCACACTGCACATCCCATCATATCGGAACTAAAAATAAAAAACCGCAAACGCCGTCGTTTCACGATGCTCTCTTCTTCTCCAACCTTCTTCGCTCCTCCATTTCTCTCCTCTTCTCCTCCCTCGCTCTCACCACCGTCTCGAACTTCCCGGCCCTCGCCGTCTCTTTCTGCCACTGCCACCACCACCGCCTCTTCCCGCTACACATGCGCCGACGATCCACCAAGGCGCCAGATCCCGCAGCGATTGTCGGCGGCAGCGTCTCTCTACGAGATCCTCGAAATCCCCGTCGGCTCGACGAGCCAGGAGATCAAATCGGCTTACCGGAGGCTGGCCAGGATCTGCCATCCCGACGTGGCGGGAAACGGTCGGTCGGCGGACGAGTTTGTGAAGATCCACGCCGCGTACTGCACGCTCTCTGACCCCGAGAAACGCGCCGTTTACGATCGGAGGATCCTTCGTCGGAGCCGGCCGTTGAGTGTCGGTGTTTCTGGATTCGACAGTTACGTCGGAGGGAATTGGGAAACTGATCAGTGCTGGTAGCGAGTTGTCTCGGTGATCGAGTTTAACCAATGCATTAAGTTTTTTTTAATCGTAATTAATTGATAAGTTTCGAGTGATTCCAACCTAAAACCAATTGCCAATAAGTGGATTGATACAAGTCTCTTATATATTACTCAAGTACTTTTCATATTTCCAACGTGAGATCTTCTCTCCAATATCTTCCTTCGAGATAATGGTGCGTATAACCATTAATCTCGCAGAATCCATCGTACCCCCTCCGAAATCATGCTTTTATTTTCTAGCGATTTCGGTGGAACTGAGCCTTCTATGGGCCATCAGCTAATGGGATGATCGGACCACTGTCCGGGCCGGATTAATGGATCAGGGTATTGGGTCCGCTCTGATACCATGATAAGTATTAATTAGGAGTTTAGGGTATTTAGGATCTGTGCTCTGATACCATGATAAGTTTCCTAGGCTTTTAACTTAAAACCAATTGGCAATTAGTGGATTGACCCAAGTCTCTTATATATTACTCAAGTACTTTTCATATTTCCAACGTGACATCTTCTTTCCAATATTAATAGTGCAAAATCCAGAGATTAATGGGTTGTAAATGATAAGTATAAATGTTGTATAATTAGTTGCTTAATAAGGCGTATTGGCGATAATCAGAATGCTAATAATATCCGCTTATTCTCTTTTCATCTTAAAAATATGTGTCGACTGATACCACGTAGGAATTCGGATCAACGCGTTTAGTGAAATCTTCTACGTAAAAACTAGATTTGGGCATTTCACCTAGACTCAAAAATCTCTGAATTAAATACCTGACCCAAAATCAGATTTAAAATATACAAAAATCTATTTGGGTCTAAAATTTTTCTACTCCAAAAAACCAAACTCGAAAAGAATCGAATCGAATAAATCCAATCCGGATAGATCCGATCTGATAAGAACTGATTCTTATCTGATTTAAAACATAAATATCTAAAATTATGACTCTATCAATTTTATTTTCTTTATTTTAATTTTTAATTTAGTAGTAATATATTTTTGTTTACGCTTTTCATTATTATTTTTATAATATTTTAAGTAAGATGATTTTAAGTGTCAAATTTTGAGTTAAAAATGTTTAATTTTAATTACTAGTTTATTTTTAGTTATTTTAAATTATTTTAGATTATGTGATGATTATTATCTAAATTTTGATAGGATTTGGATACTTCGAATATTTTTGGATCTTAAATAAATCAATCCAGATTTATTACGTACCAGATTCTAACCGGCTTGTGGCCAAAAAGAACTGATCCAGACCTGAATCGAGAACTTATGCCTAGTTGGATTCAAATGTTCAAGTTCCAAAAAACCTAAATCCAAAATAAACCGATCCAAACTTTATCCGAAAATCTGAATACCCAAACCTAATAAAAACTAAAAAAGAAAATCATGTATTAAAGTAAAACAGTGGCCCAAGTCCGTAATTAGCGACTACTAAATTACAAAGTAACGTATAAGATTTAATGTTCATGTAGAACACATGCGACAGAGTATTTTCCTTAGTTACCAGTAGATTCAAAAAAGAACTGGTAAGAAAATACGTCAGACAAGTTTCTTCTCGTCGTTATGATAATGTATGAGGATGCCATGTTCTGGAACATTTGCATCCCACGAATCGTTTTTGTTTGACAAAATCGTATTCTTTTCACACACAAATAATTTTTAATTGAAATAATTAACTAATTGTTCATTCAACCTTTTGTGTTAAGGTGGTATGTCATCTACACTGTATAATACTAAAATGTGCTTTCTCCATATAGAGTGTCAATCCATACTATTTTTATTAATACTAGGGGCATTGTCTCCGCACAAGCGCGGAGTTATGGACAGAGTTCTTGTTTCATCTCAATATTTTTTAGCGTCATTGTAGCTCTGAATTTTGCGTTTTGGGTTGATCATTCTTTTTCAAGTTTTTTATTGTTATAGGGTTAGAGTTGTGATGATGAACTGTGTATGCACTGTTCTCCACTCATGAATGACTAAACTGTGTTCGTAATGTGATTGATATAGTTCGTGGTGTTGCTTGCTGTGTCACTGAAACTTATTGTTTGTTTGTCTTTTTAATTTGTTACTTGTATTGTTGAGATTACATAAATTATATCAAAGTTGTTGAAAGTACTTTTTGTTTCTGGATATTTTTTCTCCAGTTTAGTTGTGTGTATTAAGTAATAATTTTTTTTATTCTTATTATGTTGGTTATATGTTTTTTTTGTTTTTAAACTTGTTGCTTTTACCGGACCTTTAAAACAAATACATGAAGACTTGTAGAAATAACTATAAAATGAGTGACAATTAGTATTTGAGTTTTAATAGGTTTTAAACGAATATTTGTATTTCTCATAATAAGACAATAACATTGGTCTGTTGATATTGAGCATGTAAGCTATTTTCATAAGACAAGAGGAGTGAGCAAGTGGAGATGTTGTTGCCGCCTTTGTGTCTGTTGGAATTGTCTCTTGTATCTCATGGTGTGGTTGTGTTTGTTTCTCTTTTATTTGATGGGTAATATGTAAACAAAAATCATTGTTAGTTGTATTTATCAGAGTTTGTAACTTACTCTGCTTTTTTGTTTAGGTAATTTCACTGATCTCGGTTGTCGTCTTCGTCTTCTTCGTAAGTATATGCGAAAGTAAGTTTGTAAATTGTTAAATAGCTGGTCGTGTAGTTTGTATTTGTTTAGCTGGCTCAATGTATGTGTCGTTGAGTTCTAGCTGAGTTGATTGGTTTGGTATATTTGTTTTGGAGTCTATTTGTAAGATTAGACAAGAAGAGAGGTTATCATTAATGATTCGTCTTTGTTGGGATTCTAGTTTTTGGTGTTTTGTATGTTTGGGTTATTGTGGTTTTTTCTAAGCTGTAAAATAAAGATTTCTGTAAAATTAGATTGATAAGTAATGAAGATAAATAGACGACCACAAATCTTGGGTAGGAAATATTTGTGATTATTGATGTTAGCACAATATAGATAGTAATATAAAGGGAATTATGTGTTGATTGTTTCTTATGGATCAATGAGGAGATGAATAACGACTCGAGTTGTTTCTTTGGTGAGGTCAGAGCCCTGGACCGAACGGATTTGCCCAACCACATCTGCGAGTTTAAATATCAGTTATGATATCGAAGCATAATATAAACCCAAATACAATATGATAATATACCTAGGAGTTATAGGTTTGTGTTCGCAATCACTTGGAGATTGTCGAACAGTCTAATCTTGACTGGAAATTGATCTCAGGAGCACCCGTGATGACTTCATCAATAATGGTTAGTGAGATGAAACGAATGAGGAATGGATGATCAGTTATCTTGTACATACTTGAGCACCTAGCAACCTCAAAACGATCGATTTTCACAATGGAATCTACTTTCAAAGATGACATTGTAATGATTAGCACGTCCGACGGGAGTAAACCCACGGAATCTGCAAATAATATTATTCAACAAAGAATCAGGAAATCGATTAAAACAATTATGTTAAATAAGTGTGATGGATCGAAGATTAACTTACCTTTTCATCAAGGAAGAGAACCATGATTCCCACAAACTCCCTGTCTTTCTTGAAGTTCAGGGAATCCTGGAAGCGGAAGAAGCCAGAGGCTATGCTCTGACTACTACGACCAAGACGGAGAGACTCGAAGGTTGAGTGACGGACGCCGTGACGACGGTTTGAGGAACTGGAGAGGCAGAGAGAAACATTTTCTAGAAGATGGTTAAAGCTAAGAGGAATCAATGAGTTTTGTGGAGATGGAGGTTTGAAGTTTGTCAAGGACAAGCTAAAGAGAAACAATTTCAAACCAAATGCAATATGTCTAGAGTCTTGTTCTCTCGTCATTCTTTTAACTTATATTATCAATAAAAACTAATTTAGAAAACATATATTTTAAATACCTAATTTATATAACCGTTGATTTTTTTTTTAAAATCAAAATCCTATTTCAAACCATTATGGAACTTCCCATCAAATTAGAATCGAAGCTTTAAAGAAGTTTTTACCGATTATTATTAGTTCAACTGAAAAACATTGTACACAAAACTTAAAAAGAATACAGTTTTGTACACAAAGCTAAAAAGAATACAGTTTGAAAGAAAACTCTTATTTTATTTTTCAAAAAAAAATAATATTGCATATTATAGTTTTGAGTATGAAAATACCAGTTTTGGCGCAAAAATACCAGTAATTTTTTTTAGGCCAGGACTTTTTATCCGGACCCGAAGACCCGAACCGGAACCGACCCGAAAATACAGGTTCGGATCCATGCTAAGTACCTATTGGGTCTTCTTTTTTTGGACCCGCGGATCTCGGTTCGGGTCCGGGTCCTACCCGAGACCCGTTCGGGTACCCGAAGTACCTGCAAATAATTGTATATACTAGGTATATTTGGGTGATTGGGTATATTTTTGGTATTTCAGATTTTTTTTAAAGTTTCGGGTTTGGATTTTCGGGTATAATTGTAGGTTTCAGGTGAAATTTTAGATTTTTAGAAAATATAATTTGGGTATTCGGATAAAATTCGGGTATGTTTTGGGTTTTCGGGTCTGACTTTGGATAAATTTTTGGGTATTTTTGCGGTTATTCAGATATTTTTAGAGTTTTCAGGTCCAGTTCGGGTATTTCAGATCTATTCGGGTCATAAATACCCGAACTGATCCGGATCCGAAATATACCCGAAAATTTTGGGTATTTTACGGGTATTGAAATTATAGATCCGAACCGATCCGGACCCGACAAGACTCGACTCGGAACCGATCCGAAAAGTTATAGGTACCTATATGGGTCTAAATTGTTATGACCCGAAGAACTCAGACCCGACAATATCCGATCCGAACTCGGTCCGAAGATCCGGATGCCCAGACCTAGTTTTTTTAAAAAAGACCTATAATTCATTTATGGTAAGAAAGTTTACCGTTGATAAAAAAAAAAAAAAAACAAAAAGGTAAGAAAGCTTACAACAATAACGCTTTCCAGCAAAATCCTCGTCACCGAGACTATCCAGACTTATGGTGGGACCCTGGTTTAAATCCAAAATAAAGTCACGTTGCGAGAATTTAGGAACTTGTCAATTTTTTTTTTATCATCTAAAAGATATTCATTAACGAGAGTACGAAAGTTACCACGATAGGTTATAGCTAAAAATACAAATCCCAACGGAACCTAACAAAACAACAGTCTAGGCTATGCTGCGATCACTCGCAAACATATGAGAACACCGTCTAAGATGACCCCTAACGACATAAGACTGATTTCTGTTATCAAACACGACACTAGTAGCTATCAGGCGGGCACTTCTGTTTGCAACAAAAGATTCAGAAAAAACCTGCCATCCAACAAGGTTAATCCCACCTTCTCGTGACGTTCGTCGATGACTGAAAACAACAATTGATGCTCAAAGAAATTGGTTATGGTCTAGTGGAACGCGTCAGGTGATGGATCGAACGAAGTTAGTTAAGAATCTTTTGATTTGGATAATTTTATCCGAATCAACTTGTAACTAAAATCGTATCTCTGGTTCGGGTTGAATTAATAAATCTAAAATCTAATCTATTAATTTAGGGTCTTATTTTTTTATCTACCATAAAAAGTGATATCTTGTGAATTTACATGTTTTTAACTTCTTATTCTTGCANNNNNNNNNNNNNNNNNNNNNNNNNNNNNNNNNNNNNNNNNNNNNNNNNNNNNNNNNNNNNNNNNNNNNNNNNNNNNNNNNNNNNNNNNNNNNNNNNNNNTAAAACAAGCTCACTTGGGAGGAAGTCCCATGCGTATCCTTGTACATTTTGCATTGGTATTTTTATTTTCATCATATTTTATTAACAGAGAGATCAAGTCCATTATGGAGAAGATTGTGGGGATTACAAGGAAGGATTGGTCAGTTAAGCTTGATAATGCGCTTTGGGCTTACAGGATAGCTTACAAGACACCTCTGGGGACCACACCTTTCAACCTATTGTACGGGAAAGCTTGCCATCTACCAATGGAGCTTGAGTGGGGAAAGTCGGATGCTGAGAGGCAGGAACCTGAAAGTCAAGAGTCTTCGTTGAGAGGAAAGGCTTTAGCCTCGGAACGAGCTGGTTCTGGGACACAAAAGACTTCTCGACAGAAAACCGTGGCTGCAAAAAAGGCAAAGGAGCAAGAGAAGAGGGGAGGGAAGAGTTTAGCAGTTGCCACAGATGAAGAGAGTGGCGATGAAAGTGCAGATGAGCAGGCTCCTACAAAGAGGGCCAAGATGTCCAAAGGGAAAGAGGTTGCTGAGGATAGAGACAGGGCGAAAACTCCATCTGAAGAAGAGCTGTATCACCATTTGTTGAATGGGGTAACTTAGACTCCGNNNNNNNNNNNNNNNNNNNNNNNNNNNNNNNNNNNNNNNNNNNNNNNNNNNNNNNNNNNNNNNNNNNNNNNNNNNNNNNNNNNNNNNNNNNNNNNNNNNNNNNNNNNNNNNNNNNNNNNNNNNNNNNNNNNNNNNNNNNNNNNNNNNNNNNNNNNNNNNNNNNNNNNNNCCATGACGATCCGCACGTGAGGCAAGGATGGGGCAAAATAAAGTTCACNNNNNNNNNNNNNNNNNNNNNNNNNGAGAGTCATGGGTTTCCAAGACTTGGCAGACTACTCCCTTCCCAAGTGTGAAAACCTCCCCACTCAGCTTTGGAAGTTAATCACTGGAAACAAGCACTCTACTGGGGCTGACAAGAACTCACATATCCGGCACCCGTCTGTACGCTACCTCCACAGGATGCTCATCCATGCATTCTACCCACGGAAGCAAGCTGGTAGTGTCACTGAGGAAGACATGCGACTGCTCTGCCTGGCTATCCGCTCCTATGCCCCACCTGGAACGTTGCCCCTTCCAAGCAACGACATCTATGCTTCCTTCGGGATGGTCAGTTTCTTCGTGAATCATCTCGAGCACTACAGAGACTGGGCATGGTACACAACTGATTCGCAACCAAAGGTTGGGATAGGCGGGATGATCACNNNNNNNNNNNNNNNNNNNNNNNNNNNNNNNNNNNNNNNNNNNNNNNNNNNNNNNNNNNNNNNNNNNNNNNNNNNNNNNNNNNNNNNNNNNNNNNNNNNNNNNNNNNNNNNNNNNNNNNNNNNNNNNNNNNNNNNNNNNNNNNNNNNNNNNNNNNNNNNNNNNNNNNNNNNNNNNNNNNNNNNNNNNNNNNNNNNNNNNNNNNNNNNNNNNNNNNNNNNNNNNNNNNNNNNNNNNNNNNNNNNNNNNNNNNNNNNNNNNNNNNNNNNNNNNNNNNNNNNNNNNNNNNNNNNNNNNNNNNNNNNNNNNNNNNNNNNNNNNNNNNNNNNNNNNNNNNNNNNNNNNNNNNNNNNNNNNNNNNNNNNNNNNNNNNNNNNNNNNNNNNNNNNNNNNNNNNNNNNNNNNNNNNNNNNNNNNNNNNNNNNNNNNNNNNNNNNNNNNNNNNNNNNNNNNNNNNNNNNNNNNNNNNNNNNNNNNNNNNNNNNNNNNNNNNNNNNNNNNNNNNNNNNNNNNNNNNNNNNNNNNNNNNNNNNNNNNNNNNNNNNNNNNNNNNNNNNNNNNNNNNNNNNNNNNNNNNNNNNNNNNNNNNNNNNNNNNNNNNNNNNNNNNNNNNNNNNNNNNNNNNNNNNNNNNNNNNNNNNNNNNNNNNNNNNNNNNNNNNNNNNNNNNNNNNNNNNNNNNNNNNNNNNNNNNNNNNNNNNNNNNNNNNNNNNNNNNNNNNNNNNNNNNNNNNNNNNNNNNNNNNNNNNNNNNNNNNNNNNNNNNNNNNNNNNNNNNNNNNNNNNNNNNNNNNNNNNNNNNNNNNNNNNNNNNNNNNNNNNNNNNNNNNNNNNNNNNNNNNNNNNNNNNNNNNNNNNNNNNNNNNNNNNNNNNNNNNNNNNNNNNNNNNNNNNNNNNNNNNNNNNNNNNNNNNNNNNNNNNNNNNNNNNNNNNNNNNNNNNNNNNNNNNNNNNNNNNNNNNNNNNNNNNNNNNNNNNNNNNNNNNNNNNNNNNNNNNNNNNNNNNNNNNNNNNNNNNNNNNNNNNNNNNNNNNNNNNNNNNNNNNNNNNNNNNNNNNNNNNNNNNNNNNNNNNNNNNNNNNNNNNNNNNNNNNNNNNNNNNNNNNNNNNNNNNNNNNNNNNNNNNNNNNNNNNNNNNNNNNNNNNNNNNNNNNNNNNNNNNNNNNNNNNNNNNNNNNNNNNNNNNNNNNNNNNNNNNNNNNNNNNNNNNNNNNNNNNNNNNNNNNNNNNNNNNNNNNNNNNNNNNNNNNNNNNNNNNNNNNNNNNNNNNNNNNNNNNNNNNNNNNNNNNNNNNNNNNNNNNNNNNNNNNNNNNNNNNNNNNNNNNNNNNNNNNNNNNNNNNNNNNNNNNNNNNNNNNNNNNNNNNNNNNNNNNNNNNNNNNNNNNNNNNNNNNNNNNNNNNNNNNNNNNNNNNNNNNNNNNNNNNNNNNNNNNNNNNNNNNNNNACCTATTTCAGTGGGATGTATGGGAAGGACTACGTCTACCACTACTACTTGCAGGGCAAGCCGGTCGAAGTGGTTCTTCCAAACCAGAGGCTGACGAGCTTAGAGAGACCTGGAGCTATCAGCTTCAACTTATCCCAAGAAGACTTTCTTGGAGAACACGGGTCTCTTGGTCCCATTGCTGCACCAAGGAAAACGAGTATTCCGACGAGACACGACTTCACAGAACCTCCTAGGGAAGAATCTGTACCCATCTATGGACCTCCACGCTACTACTTCAAGCCGAATGATGGAGTCCTTCCCCCTGGTGCGCTTCGTGATGCTCATGACCACATCAGCCGACTTCAGCGATGGAACAAGGCACAAGACAGAACGATCGAAAAGCTGAAGGACAAGTGCAAGGCGCTGAGCAAGACGGTGAAGAAGCAAGCAAATACTTCAGCCAAGTTCATTAAGAAAGTGGCAGATGTCTTGACCAGAGGAGGAATAGCTGGATGTAGCTCAGCGGACTTCGCCTTCGCGAACACATCAGTTCCCCAGCCCCCACCTCACCCCACTGATCTTGGTTTCCCACTCACTGATAGACAGCTCCAGCGACAACAGAGGAACCCACCCACTCAGCCTTCCACCTCTGGAAACAAGTCTCCATCCCTAGCCTCTTCAGAAAGTGAAGCTGAGATTGAAGAAGTTCAGAGCCAACAATGGTATGGAGACTACAGCTCAGGACATGGAGGTTACTACAGCTCAGGACGATGATGCTGGGGCATCTGCCTCCACTTACTATCCTTGAAGGTATTTCTCATTTCGTTTTTGCATATTAGTTTTCTCTTTTTGAGTATCTCTCTCTCTCCTTGACAACACAGAGACTGTGTTATTTAAGTTTGGGGGAGGTACCAAGTATTTGATCATGTTTGCTTTGATGTTGTTTCATTGAGTCATGCATTGCATACCTATTTGCATATAAAAAAATCATTTAGTTTGCATCATTTGCATTTCTAGGTGAGTCTAGAGCATATAGGTTGCATTCACTTGCATTGGGAGCAATGATTTTAAATGCCTTGTAAAGAACACTACTTTGAACCTGAGTAGCTTATGCAACTCTCAAAAGGACTTGTATGCTTCGAGCCTTGAAAACTCTTCCTGAAACTTGTTGATTGCTGAAACTCAGTCTTTGAAGCCAACTACAACCTTATTTGAACTGAACGAACTTAATGCATCTTGCTCATGGTCCCTTGTGTACTGAATCATGGATATACACACTTGAGTTGTCACATCCTTTATGCCAATCTTTTTTTTTTGACAACCTCTAGTGCTAGACCTCTCCCCAAAATCTCTTCCTCTGTTTAAGCCTTCATTGATTGATGAGTGAGGCCTTTTTCGGAAAGTCTTACATGCACATAATGTTGAGAGTATCGGGAACGACAATGCTTGATCTTCATTCTTGCTAGATTAGGCACATTATTGTCTAGCCATAGGATGGGGGTGATTGTTGTGAAGTTTGATTTGGGAGTATGAGAAAGTTGAAGGAAAAGAGTGAACTCTTGTGTTTAATTGACTAGTCTTTATTGGATAAGTAAAGAAACTTCTAGCTCGATTTGTGAAAAGTTTTGGCACCCAAAAAAAATTTAAAAAAAAATTTTTTAAAAAAAAAAAAGAAAAAAGAAAAGAAAAAAAGAAAAGGGGGCTAGCAAAGTTGTTTAGAGCTAAGATTTGTTTAGAAGTTAAGAAATTCCTTTATAGATTTCAAAGAAAAAGAGTTTTATGTGCAAAATGTTCTTGGGATCTTTTGGTGAGAGATGCGAGTTGGGTTTGACATTATGAAGTGATTGTGTAACTTATATANNNNNNNNNNNNNNNNNNNNNNNNNNNNNNNNNNNNNNNNNNNNNNNNNNNNNNNNNNNNNNNNNNNNNNNNNNNNNNNNNNNNNNNNNNNNNNNNNNNNNNNNNNNNNNNNNNNNNNNNNNNNNNNNNNNNNNNNNNNNNNNNNNNNNNNNNNNNNNNNNNNNNNNNNNNNNNNNNNNNNNNNNNNNNNNNNNNNNNNNNNNNNNNNNNNNNNNNNNNNNNNNNNNNNNNNNNNNNNNNNNNNNNNNNNNNNNNNNNNNNNNNNNNNNNNNNNNNNNNNNNNNNNNNNNNNNNNNNNNNNNNNNNNNNNNNNNNNNNNNNNNNNNNNNNNNNNNNNNNNNNNNNNNNNNNNNNNNNNNNNNNNNNNNNNNNNNNNNNNNNNNNNNNNNNNNNNNNNNNNNNNNNNNNNNNNNNNNNNNNNNNNNNNNNNNNNNNNNNNNNNNNNNNNNNNNNNNNNNNNNNNNNNNNNNNNNNNNNNNNNNNNNNNNNNNNNNNNNNNNNNNNNNNNNNNNNNNNNNNNNNNNNNNNNNNNNNNNNNNNNNNNNNNNNNNNNNNNNNNNNNNNNNNNNNNNNNNNNNNNNNNNNNNNNNNNNNNNNNNNNNNNNNNNNNNNNNNNNNNNNNNNNNNNNNNNNNNNNNNNNNNNNNNNNNNNNNNNNNNNNNNNNNNNNNNNNNNNNNNNNNNNNNNNNNNNNNN
It encodes:
- the LOC106315837 gene encoding chaperone protein dnaJ 11, chloroplastic-like, with product MLSSSPTFFAPPFLSSSPPSLSPPSRTSRPSPSLSATATTTASSRYTCADDPPRRQIPQRLSAAASLYEILEIPVGSTSQEIKSAYRRLARICHPDVAGNGRSADEFVKIHAAYCTLSDPEKRAVYDRRILRRSRPLSVGVSGFDSYVGGNWETDQCW